AGAGACCTACCTTTCAAACATTTggcctgaggccagacaatcatctgagaacctgactggcctggacactggccgtactggatTGGCCCCCCGAACTGCTCGGGTTGCCCGTGATCTATACATGGAGTACTTTACTGGTAGGGGGGGCCATTGAGTAGCCAGATCTAaacatcttcagtcaggtatagtagtttacaacatatttcttggcctcaaatGTTTTGGgttaacaagatttttttttaaccaaaataaaagcttgaaaacccaaacaaaagtcgtgggcagaaaatatagtgacagggatgccaactgcagtggtcagaatgagagtctgttcaatttaccaaaaaaaataacaaaaaaatgcaacagtcatgagctttaaaatgtgtgtgcttaatgaagccaaaaaaaaaaaacatgtcccttttttagacacaggaagagatcagccaataggaggaggaggctccggaatgtgtcagccaggaggaggaaggggtgagtggcagccaggaggaggctgggccgagtggcagtcagcaggtgcccaggcccagtggcAGCACTGAATCACAGGTGCCTCAACCCCAGATGCgcccaccaaaaaaaacaagGTGCATGACCCAGCTAGAGGAGGAGTCACTGCGGGTCATTAAGGAGGCAGCAgaaatcatgagggccccccttaaccctgttgagaGCTTTGGCTCATACATTTCACACGAACTGCAAGAAATGGAGCAGCAACAATGGGGCCTGGCCCAGGTTCTGATTGCTTCTGTGAtacagaggggaagaaggggcctgctgactgagaccacacaATTCAGTGACCCGACCCAttttcaccacctgcaaggggccgtggagggagccgtggaaggaaggctgtaaggaagaccagaaagtgattccctggcttcaagctgatttggcataaaactgaggttgttgtagtaccacagcttggggtcatgtatgacatctgatGCTTcttctgatttctgggatttggggagcacattgtggcccaaattagagggactcctgatgttcttgattttgttgttgatcatggtggaatgtgcctttggtgtccaaagtctgcatatatgtGGCTGATTgggcaattgttgcccttcatgatgctttttttttttatccagaataaatggagatttcaTTTAAGTTAAATacatgtctattgtgtttttctggtgaatagccatcaaacatttccgaaatacaatgtgtaattaacaaaggacacaacctccttaaggggaggggggggggtgaaaaccttgggccagattcacaaaggacttacgacggcgtatctactgatacgccgtcgtatgtccgaatgagcgccgtcgtatctatgcgcctgattcttagaatcagttacgcttgaattcggccaagatacgactgacgtaagtctcctacgtatcttgggtacatatttacgctggccgctaggagtgcttccgtatatttccgcgtcgaatatgcaaatgagctagatacaccaattcacgaaAGTACTTGTGcctggcgtattaaaatacgctgtttaaaTTGCAGTAGGAGCACTAAAAGTTGAGTTAATGATGTGTTTTTGACCTGCAAAAATTTGTATCTATGCTAGTCCTTCAAATGGAGGCTATGATcgtttttccccctcccccctctccctttttctttattctgtacaccctatttttttttgtcttgaaaaaatttaataaaaactattggaaacgaaaaatacgctgtttacgtaaggcgtacgaccggcgtaactttacccctcataaagaagggggtaagtcatgttaaggtatggacgtcggaacagcgtcgtattttacgtcgttttcgtaagtcgtacgtgaatggggatgggcgttcaCGTCGACCAAGTATTGAGCTggtgtaacttagggagaaaatttgacgtgatactgagcatgcgcacgcatgcgtcgttcgttaggctcgtcatttacgtggggtcacgattcatttccatacaacacgccccctaccagcctactttgaattaggcgggcttatgccggccaatttacgctacgctgccgcaacttacggagcaagtgctttgtgaatactgtacttgcatgtctaagttgcggcggcgtagcgtaaataggatacgctacgcccgcacaaagatgcgcccaggtacgtgaatctggccccttgttgtgataacttgagaaaaaaaaattatgtggagtacaaaaaattattttggagatctggctttctaaaaaaaaaaaaaaaacatgagatcacaagcagTGCAGGGAGTGAGTTGGGGAACCCCCAGGGGTTGCTGTACATTGTGGTGAATGAATTGGGGAACCCCGGGATGACTGTACAGTGCGGTGAGTGAGTTGGGGAATCCCAGGGATGGCTGTACAGTGCGGTGAGTGAATTGGGGAACCCCAGGGGTTGCTGTACAGTGCGGTGAGTGAGTTGGGGAAACCCCGGGGTTGCTGTACAGCATGGTGAATGAATTGGGGAACCCCGGGGATGGCTGTACAGTTAGTGAGTGAGGGGAACCCCGGGGGGGGCTGTACAGTGCGGTGAATGAATTGGGGGACCCTGGGGATGGCTGTACAGTGCGGTGAGTGAGTTGGGGAACCCCGGGAATGACTGTACATTTCGGTGAATGAATTGGGGAACCCCGGGGGGGACTGTACAGTGCAGTGAATGATTTGGGGAACCCCGGGGATGGCTGTACAGTGCGGTGAGTGAGTAGAGGAACCCTGAGGTTCCCCGGGGATGGCTGTACAGTTTGTGAGTGAGGGGAACCCCGGGGGGGACTGAACAGTGCGGTGAATGAATTGGGGAACCCCGGGGATTGCTGTACAGTGCGGTGAATGAATTGGGGAACCCGGTGGTGGCTGTACAGTGCGGTAAGTGAGTTGGGGAACCCCCGGGGGGGACTTTACAGTGCGGTGAATGAACTGGGGAACCCCGGGGATGGCTGTACAGTGCAGTGAGTGAATTGGGGAATCCGGGGGATGGCTGTACAGTGCGGTGAGTGAGTAGGGGAACCCCAGGGATGGCTGTACAGTTCGGTGAATGAATTGGGGAAGCCCGGTGATGGCTGTACAGTGAGTGAGTTGGGAAACCCCAGGGATGGCTGTACAGTTCGGTGAATGAATTCGGGAACCCCGGGGATGGTTGTACAGTTCGGTGAATGAATTGGGGAACCCCGGGGGGGAATGTGCAGTGAATGAATTGGGGAACCCCCGGGGATAGCTGTACAGTGCGGTGAGTGAGTTGGGGAACCCCGGGGATGGCTGTAAATCTTGGTGAATGAATTGGGGAACCCCGGGGATTGCTGTACAGTGCGGTGAATGAATTGGGGAACCCGGTGGTGGCTGTACAGTGCGGTGAGTGAGTTGGGGAACCCCGGTATAGCTGTACAGTTCGGTGAATGAATTGGGGAACCCCGTGATGGCTGTACAGTGCGGTGAGTGAGTTGGGGAACCCCGGTGATGGCTGTACAGTGCGGTGAGTGAGTTGGGGAACCCCGTGATGGCTGTACAGCTCGGTGAATGAATTGGGGAACCCCGTGATGGCTGTACAGTGCGGTGAGTGAGTTGGGGAACCCCGGAATAGCTGTACAGTTCGGTGAATGAATTAGGGAACCCCGTGATGTCTGTACAGTTCGGTGAATGAATTGGGGAACCCCGGTGATGGCTGTACAGTGCGGTGAGTGAGTTGGGGAACCCCGGTATAGCTGTACAGTTCGGTGAATGAATTGGGGAACCCCGTGATTGCTGTACAGTGCGGTAAGTGAGTTGGGAAACCTCAGGGATGGCTGTATAGTTCGATGAATGAATTGGGGAACCCTGTGGGTGACTTTACAGTGCAGTGAGTGAGTTGGGGAACCCTGTGATGGCTGTACAGTGCGGTAAGTGAGTTGGGAAACCCCAGGGATGGCTGTATAGTTCGGTGAATGAATTGGGGAACCCTGTGATTGCTGTACAGTGTGGTAAGTGAGTTGGGAAACCTCAGGGATGGCTGTACAGTTCGGTGAATGAATTGGGGAACCCCGTGGGTGACTTTACAGTGCAGTGAGTGAGTTGGGGATCGGTGTGAGATCCTTGGCGCTGTCCGCAGTGCTGAAATAGGTGTCAGTAGAAGACGTGCATGTTTGACATTGTTTCACAAGTGTGAGCTGAGCTTTATATGGGAAGGTGTACGCAGGAATCATTCATCTCCCTGATTATATCACTGTGTGTATAGTCTGCTGTCACTCCTCTCCCCCAGGAGGGATTAATTTGTGTTTATTAGCGGGGGCCTTCTCTCTATCTGCTGTGACTGCGTCAGGAAAAGGGCGAGCTGAAGCAGATTTCCATTTAAGCAAGCCACTCCTCTCCATTGACTATATCGTGCTGCTCTCTACTGCTATGCTAGAAAGTAAAGGGACACACACAAGCCTGGTGCACAGAGACTCATCCAATGGAGCCTGGCAGACTTGTGCTCAGGTGCCAGGTACTCTGGAGTAGCAAGTGTTGGTCTGGAGGATGCCAGCTGCAGAAAGACCCCAGATGACAAGGATAAGGAGAAGATCTTAGTGATTTCCTGGGCACAACTGTCCTCATCCATTTGCCAAAAGATGTCCAACGCTGTCTATGCTGCTTTGCACATCCTACTCAGTATCCTCATCCCCATTGCCAACATTCTGGTCATCATCATCCTCTCCAATCTCCTCAAGAAGAAGCACTGCAAGAGTTACATTTTCATACTCAATCTGGCTGCTGCGGACCTTCTGGTGGGACTCATGTGCATCCTGGAAACTCTGGATGATGTCTTTGATGAAGAATTTGATAAGAATTTATTCTTTTGCCTGCTGAGATTGTGCTTCACAGTCACTCCTTGTATTGGATCCATGCTCACCCTTCTCCTGATATCTCTAGACAGGTATCTGGCAGTTAGAATGCCTCTGTATTACCTGAAGATCATGAATAATAAGTGCATTGGCATTTCTCTAGCAGTCCTGTGGTTGGTCTCCTTCTTTGTTGGGCACATGCCTCTGATAACCCCATCACTGCAGCACAATAACTACACTGGCGTCTGCGGGCTGTTTTATGCGGCCAAAAGCGACTATCTGTACATTTTATGCTTCATTATTTTCCTGCCAGCCTTATTTACTATTGTGTGTCTTCATACAGCAGTGGGCAGGATTGCTTATGCCCACCATAGGCGTATTCAGAGGAGCCGGGCCATTAGTGGGCTTTCTAACAACCATCCAGCCCACTCATCCAACTTTAAGGCTGCTAGGACTGTTCTTATAGTCATTATCTGCTTCACCTTGTCCTGGGGCCCCTACTACATCACTGGAATTGTTCAAGCCACCTGCACATCATGCAAACTGGTGGACCTGCTCAAGGATATTCTGTTTGTTTTAGGGGAGGCCAATTCCCTTTTGAACCCTCTCATCTATACTTTCTATTGCAGAGACATCAGACGCTATTTCTACAAACACTTTGTCTGTAGAAGTAGGAAAGTAAAGCCCCAGATTCTAGCCTTGGTTCAGTTCACCAACATTGGGACACCTAAGGAGACTTCTGTGGACAGTGTTCATGATGTGTCACTATTCGGTGGTTCTGGAGACATGATCAAAGAGTGAAGGTGTAGCAGAAAACATTGCAGGTACACTCGGCTATGAGGAAGGCTGCATTAGCCGAAACGCGTTAGGGGTGTGTCATTTTATATGTAGCCAATAAAGATCCATCTTAAAGAGTACACAGGGTGGGCAGCTTCAATTGCTACGGATTGTCTATATTGGGGATTGAACATCCCAGCCAGAGCACCGCCCTTGAATTTTGAATACAGCAGTCAAGCTGGGGTATGGTTTTGCTTTCATTGCAGGTACATTGCCTATTCCAGCTGCCTAAGTACTCTCTTCACTAGGATACATCTTTGTAGTACTGTTGTAGGCTTTGGGAATCTAAGGTGGAACAACAAATCTCAGCACTCCCACATCCCTATTTCCTCTATTGCAACACCAAAGTCGCACGATTTACAGTGCGACTTTGCAATGCGatttttgatgcaatgtcatGCAACCATGTGAAAACAAGTCACACTGAAGTAGGGAGTCACTGTGACTTGAGTCGCACCAATTAGAACGGGGACCATTGAAATACAGTGCATGGGTTTTGACTTGTAATGCGACTTCACATGTGTCAAGTTGCATAACAACTCgcagtagtggaaacagagcctaagCTCTGTAACAGATGGAACtgtcagcttgtttttttttctatagtgtttttattgtttgcccAGGTGCTAGAAACTCTCATTCTGCTTTATTTAACAAAGCAATGGAAAGAGCAATGATAGTGTGCAAAGTGCGAGAATCCATAGTAACCAGAGTTCAGTTTACTATAGTCAGATCATTGGAAGAAGAATGGTGACTGGTTTCTATGTGTTACCACATCTTGCTCTTTGATTTATTACACAAGACCACCTGTCTTCAGTAGGCTACAGCAATGATCaggcttagacccctttcacacagaagagtttttcaggcgggacagcgctaaaaatagcgctgctataccacctgaaaaactcctgcccagcaacctcaatgtgaaagccggagggctttcacactgaggcgatgcgctggaaggagagaaaaaaaatctcctgcaagcagcatctttagagcggtgagaggagcggtgtgtataccgctccttcccatttaaaacaatgggaaaccgcggtaataccgcccgcaatgcgcctctgcagaggcgcattgcgggcggtattaaccctttatcggccgctagcgggggttaataccgcaccgctagcagccgaattccgacgctatttttagcggcgctataccgccaccgcacgtcccgccccagtgtgaaaggggtcttatgctggccatacactatatgaaaaatcggCCGAACCTATTTGGCCATGAGAgaaaacgatagtgccatcatggaATGATAGATCGTTTATTGAACATAAATGAATGCatattttgttcatttttttacatatacctagtgcagacagttcAGACGGGAAGCACATTAACCATTCAATTTATCATTCGTTCCgaaagaaaatttccaaacttgtccttagtttttttcggctcaaaaacatcccaactatttttgactttgtgcccattaaggcttcatttccactgacgtttttacagccacttttctgagcgttttttacagcttaaaaacgcctgtccatgttattctatggcatcatgcccacataggcgtttttgagctgcaaatggcataggcgtttttgagctgtaaaaaaaacgcgggaccagggcgttctgaagctccagagtagagctgtaaagacGCCAgttgttaaaaaacgctcaaaaacgcgcaaaataaacatggacaggcgtttttaagctgtaaaaaaggctaacacaagtggctgtaaaaacgccagtggaaatgaagcctaactgTCCGAAAAACGAACAAACTGGCCAAATGACCGAATTATTGggcgatttttcgtatagtgtatggccagtatAGCGTTACAGATTCAGGGGCTGTTTGTGGGTTGGGTTAGAATGCTACTGTATGTTCAAACGTCTCGCAAACAATGTTGGCGATTCCAGGTTTTCCTACAATCTCAGGATGTTGTTTTATTAATTCACACTTTTGAGGCAAATGTGGTTTATAGGATCATGCACAAAATTGTCCTGATATTGTCAATGTATACCCCGTTATTTACAAGTGTCTGAAAAtgtcaaataaatgttatattctTTTCCTAAAAAAGCTCAGAGTATAATGATAGGTGAGTGGCTGGtctgtttctttctttctctggAGTTATGGTAGAAGATGAGCGCGTGTCATTTTAGAGCTCGTGTCATTTTAGTCCCTGTAAATATGGAGAGTTTAAATCTCAGGAATGCAGGAAAAATGCCAGGGAGCCAACTACAAAGCCCAGGACTGCATTGAGGGATTAGGGTAAGATGACAAGTATGATGGTCGCTGGGATTCACTGTACATCATTTatcagtatttaaccacttgcctactgggtacATTTaccccttcatgcccaggccaattttaagccttcagctctgtcacactttgaatgaaaatcgCACGGTCATcatacactgtacccatatgacatttgtaTCATGGTTAAATGCTAAATAAACAAAGACCTAAAATTTTgaacatttttctccttcactaatgtgcgccgaggaggtggcactgatgggcattgattagctgcactaatgggcactgatgaggcggcactgatgagctttgattggctgcactggtgggcactgatgagcattgattggcactgataggctgcactgatgaggcagcactggtgggcactgatgagggggcactgatgaggcagcattggtggacactgatgaggaggcactgataggctgcactgatgggcaccgatgaggcaacactggtgggcactgatgaggaggcactggtgggcactgattagcagcactggtgggtactgttgggactgcactgataatcaggacactagtcagtgccctgattatcagtgtacaaGTCCCTGTTACAAAAAACTGTTATAggctcttttctcctctccttaTGCTGTCAGCTTGAGGAAAGAAGTGCAGATAACCGGCTAatgtgatctgtgatcagctgtgattggacacagctgatcacatggtaaagagctgctgattgtctctttacctcaatctgtgatcagcagtgtcagGAGGTCATTatgcacaggattaaccccttgtgttccacagtgagtataacaagcatgctttactgcatatacagatttactgttgtaggtttagtaacattttaaagtCCTTAAATGTCATGATGcattagatttctttttttttttgctttatttacaCTTGGTGATCCAGATGGTAACACATTTCCTGTCTTAAAGCGGTACTAAACCCGAAAccgaaaatgtattatattgcaatcattaccagtcattagatgtggtggctgcgtcagttttcttttctttggctttccctctttttttacctgatgatctggacagtaacacacctcctgtattagtgagatACAACCAGTACAaccagtgttaagtggtttgtctcatccatgtaaactgatacattctgctagagagcttgtgcttttgaaaaacaacaaacgtgctggctagatcaccagatgttaatcgaagaaaaaaaaagcctaaaaaaaacgaatacagccatcacatctaaaaattggtaagctTGTTTGCTTttcggtttaatactgctttaagctagccatacactattaagctggccatacaccatacaattttcctATTcaaagatttaccttcaactatgtagtacaagggacctgcctgattgcacacaaattgaaagtgtttggatttgacctcatattagttcagaccagtgcagtcagttccagggcGTTTCAATtgcagaaaaaaagtagaacatgctgcatttttcctgcgctGAATGCAGTAAGGGTTGGTTTACACCACAACGCACTCCAGATCCAATCCGGATGTGTTTCTgcgtgtgtgtttttaatgcgttacagtgcgtttttgctgcatttcCAGATTCCTTTCCAGATGCCTTTatcttattttttcccccactgtaCTGGGGTCTGGTGCATTTTTaatgcgttccagtgcatttGTGATGCATTTTACTGCGGTACAGTACAGTTCAGtgtaggaaaaatgcagcatattcttttttttcctgcaattggaaagccctggaactgactgcactgatgtgaactatgccactggaaaccatataacctactttctgtGCGTTttataaaaacgcactggactgcatgtggggtGAACTGACCCTCAagactggttcacaccacaaaaacgcacCTAAG
The sequence above is drawn from the Rana temporaria chromosome 4, aRanTem1.1, whole genome shotgun sequence genome and encodes:
- the GPR119 gene encoding glucose-dependent insulinotropic receptor, with the protein product MSNAVYAALHILLSILIPIANILVIIILSNLLKKKHCKSYIFILNLAAADLLVGLMCILETLDDVFDEEFDKNLFFCLLRLCFTVTPCIGSMLTLLLISLDRYLAVRMPLYYLKIMNNKCIGISLAVLWLVSFFVGHMPLITPSLQHNNYTGVCGLFYAAKSDYLYILCFIIFLPALFTIVCLHTAVGRIAYAHHRRIQRSRAISGLSNNHPAHSSNFKAARTVLIVIICFTLSWGPYYITGIVQATCTSCKLVDLLKDILFVLGEANSLLNPLIYTFYCRDIRRYFYKHFVCRSRKVKPQILALVQFTNIGTPKETSVDSVHDVSLFGGSGDMIKE